In Bradyrhizobium sp. 170, the DNA window CGACGCCGACCACGGCGATGACTCACATCGCGGTCCAGGAATCGATCGACGGCAAGAACGTCGACTGGATGGAAAAGGTCAGCGATGACCAATACCGGAAGTAAAGTCCGTTCGGAGACTGGAAATGAAGCCATACGTAATCTGCCACATGTGCGCGAGCGTCGACGGCCGCACACTGCTCAGCCGCTGGCGGCCGGAGAATACCGTCGCGGCAGGTTTGTTCGAGAGGTTGCACGACGAACTTGGCGGGGACGCCTGGCTTGTCGGCCGCGTCACCGGCCAAGAGTTTGCCAAAGGCAAAACGTATCCCGTATCGACCGAGGAGAGCATTTCCCGTCAGGCCTGGCTCGCTCGTCGCGACGCGAAGGCCTACGGGGTCGTGCTGGATGCCAATGGCAAGATCGTCTGGGGCCGCTCGGACATCGGCGGCGATCCAATCGTCGTGGCTCTTTCCGAAAAGGTTTCGGACGCGCATTTGGCCGGCCTGCGCAGCGAGGGTGTGTCCTATCTCTTCGCAGGTGAGACTGAACTCGATCTAGGCTTGACGCTCGAAATTCTGAATCGCGAACTCGGCGTGAAGCGCTTGATCCTGGAAGGGGGCGGCGTATCCAACGGCGCGTTACTCCGGGCTGGCCTGGTCGATGAAATCAGTCTGATCCAGTGCCCGGCAGTCGATGGGGCAAAGGGCGCGCCGAGCATCTTTGATTCACTGGAGGAAAGTGCCGGTCGGTCGGCGCCTCTGAGGTCGATGACCCTCGAAAGCCATCGGCTTCTTGAGGGCGGAGCGATCTGGCTCCGCTACAAGCTGCATAACCGCTGAAAGGCCTGTCAGGAGGAGACGATGAATACCAAACAGCTTTTCGTTTTCGGCGCATCCGTGCTGGCCGTAGCGTTCGGCGGTGGCGCCGTCGCACAGCAGACGAATGGACAGTACATACAGGTAGCGGAGATCGAGATCGACCCGGCGCAGCTGGAGGCATACAGGGCCGCGGTACAGGAGCAGATTGAAGCCGCCATTCGCGTGGAGCCGGGTGTTCTGGTCCTTTACGCCGTATCGGACAAGGACAATCCTGCTCGCGTCAAGGTCTTCGAAATTTATCGCGACGTGGATGCCTATCGATCGCATCTCGCATCCGAACATTTCAAGAAATACAAGGCCACGACGGAGAAGATGGTCAAGTCGCTCAAGCTCGTGCAAACCGCGCCCATCATGCTAGGCGCGAAATCGAAATAATCGTTGGGCTTCGCCTGCAGGAGACAACAATGAAAACTTCATTCGCGGTAGTCTCGGCGCTGGTGGCCGGCATCGGCATCGGCGGGTTTGGCGTCAATTCAATCCACGCGCAGGCAAAGCCTCCCGTCTACATGATCGAAGACAACACCGTCAG includes these proteins:
- a CDS encoding dihydrofolate reductase family protein, which produces MKPYVICHMCASVDGRTLLSRWRPENTVAAGLFERLHDELGGDAWLVGRVTGQEFAKGKTYPVSTEESISRQAWLARRDAKAYGVVLDANGKIVWGRSDIGGDPIVVALSEKVSDAHLAGLRSEGVSYLFAGETELDLGLTLEILNRELGVKRLILEGGGVSNGALLRAGLVDEISLIQCPAVDGAKGAPSIFDSLEESAGRSAPLRSMTLESHRLLEGGAIWLRYKLHNR
- a CDS encoding putative quinol monooxygenase, encoding MNTKQLFVFGASVLAVAFGGGAVAQQTNGQYIQVAEIEIDPAQLEAYRAAVQEQIEAAIRVEPGVLVLYAVSDKDNPARVKVFEIYRDVDAYRSHLASEHFKKYKATTEKMVKSLKLVQTAPIMLGAKSK